A genomic window from Micromonospora ferruginea includes:
- a CDS encoding endo-1,4-beta-xylanase yields MRPTRALLSTGLLAGALAAGMAVALAPTASAGTTLRASAAEKGRYFGAAVATGKLSDNTYVTVLNREFNSVVPENEMKWDATEPQQGRFNYTGGDRLVSHARANGMSVRGHTLLWHAQQPSWAQGLSGTALRNAAINHVTQVATHFKGQIYAWDVVNEAFADGGGGGRRDSNLQRTGNDWIEAAFRAARAADPGAKLCYNDYNTDGINAKSTGVYNMVRDFKSRGVPIDCVGFQSHLGTTIPGDYQANLQRFADLGVDVQITELDVMTGGNQANIFGTVTRSCMAVSRCTGITVWGVRDCDSWRGSDNALLFDCAGNKKAAYTSVLNALNAGGTSTPPPTTPGNPTTPPPNPTTPPPGTGGCSATVSLNSWTGGFVATIKVTAGSSGTRGWTVSVTLPGGASVTNTWSATASGSTGTVRFANVDYNGQLGAGQSTEFGFQGNGSASGLTPTCSAS; encoded by the coding sequence ATGAGACCCACCAGAGCCTTGCTGTCCACCGGCCTGCTGGCCGGGGCGCTCGCCGCCGGCATGGCGGTGGCGCTGGCGCCCACCGCCAGCGCCGGCACCACGCTCCGCGCCTCGGCGGCCGAGAAGGGCCGCTACTTCGGCGCGGCGGTCGCCACCGGCAAGCTGTCCGACAACACGTACGTCACGGTGCTCAACCGCGAGTTCAACTCCGTGGTGCCCGAGAACGAGATGAAGTGGGACGCCACCGAGCCCCAGCAGGGGCGGTTCAACTACACCGGCGGTGACCGGCTGGTCAGCCACGCCCGGGCCAACGGGATGAGCGTGCGCGGCCACACCCTGCTCTGGCACGCGCAGCAGCCGAGCTGGGCGCAGGGCCTGTCCGGCACCGCGCTGCGCAACGCGGCGATCAACCACGTCACCCAGGTGGCGACCCACTTCAAGGGCCAGATCTACGCCTGGGACGTGGTGAACGAGGCGTTCGCCGACGGCGGTGGCGGCGGGCGCCGCGACTCCAACCTCCAGCGCACCGGCAACGACTGGATCGAGGCGGCCTTCCGGGCCGCGCGGGCCGCCGACCCGGGCGCGAAGCTCTGCTACAACGACTACAACACCGACGGGATCAACGCGAAGTCGACGGGCGTCTACAACATGGTGCGGGACTTCAAGTCCCGCGGCGTGCCGATCGACTGCGTCGGCTTCCAGTCGCACCTGGGCACCACGATCCCGGGCGACTACCAGGCCAACCTGCAGCGCTTCGCCGACCTCGGCGTGGACGTGCAGATCACCGAGCTGGACGTGATGACCGGCGGCAACCAGGCGAACATCTTCGGCACGGTCACCCGCTCCTGCATGGCGGTGTCGCGCTGCACCGGCATCACCGTGTGGGGCGTGCGCGACTGCGACTCGTGGCGCGGCTCGGACAACGCGCTGCTCTTCGACTGCGCCGGCAACAAGAAGGCCGCGTACACGTCGGTGCTGAACGCGCTCAACGCCGGCGGGACCAGCACGCCGCCGCCGACGACGCCGGGCAACCCGACCACCCCGCCGCCGAACCCGACCACGCCGCCGCCGGGTACGGGTGGCTGTTCGGCGACGGTGTCGCTGAACTCGTGGACCGGTGGTTTCGTGGCCACGATCAAGGTGACCGCCGGTTCGAGCGGCACCCGGGGCTGGACGGTGAGCGTGACGCTTCCCGGTGGCGCCAGCGTCACCAACACCTGGAGCGCGACCGCCAGCGGTTCCACCGGGACGGTGCGGTTCGCCAACGTGGACTACAACGGCCAGCTCGGCGCCGGCCAGAGCACCGAGTTCGGGTTCCAGGGCAACGGCAGCGCGTCCGGCCTCACGCCCACCTGCTCCGCCAGCTGA